From the Salana multivorans genome, the window CCGCCGCCCTGCGCAACAACGCCGGGATCGCCGGCGCCGCGGCGCTCGCCGCGGCCGGTGCGCGGTGAGCACCGGTCCGTCCGTGCCGCACGACCACGACGAGATCGACGACGGGGCCGAGGAGCTGACGCCGGCCGAGGAGCTTGCGCTCCAGGCCGCCTGGCAGGACGCGTTCCGGCTCGAGGACTGGATCTTCATCGCGCGCGGCGTCGGCGACCAGGTGACGCCGCTCGCGTTCGAGACGCCGGAGGGTGGCGTCATCGCCGTCTTCACGTCGAAGGAGCTGGCGCTGGAGTTCGGCCTGGCGATCGGGCTGCCCGAGGAGGAGGCCGGGTTCCAGCTCGCGATCCCGCGGACCTCGTGCGTCGAGTGGCTGCTGCAGTTCGTGGACGACGGCGTCAGCGCCGCCGTGCTGGACCCCGGGACGACGGACGCCGCCGTCATGCTCGCCGCGCTGCCGCACGTCGAGCAGCTCGCGCTCGCGGCGGCGGACGACGCGCCGGGCGAGGGCGCGACGGGCGAGGAGTCCTAGGCGCCCGCGAGGATGGCGGCGCGCTCGTCGAGGTACTGCTCGGTGGTGAGGGCGCCGCTGCTGCGCAGGTCGTCGAGCTCGATGAGCCGCTCCCCCACGGACAGCCGCGGGGACCGCAGCGCGGTCAGCCGCCGACGGAGGGCATCCTCGACGTGGACGTCGACGACGGGTACGGCCATGGCTTCCTCCCGGGTGGTTCAAGAGTCTGCCTCCGACAGTACGTTGGACCTTCGTTTTTCGCAAACAAATCGTCAAGATGATGGGAATGTCGATGACACAGCTTCGCCTCCGCGAGGGTGAGCCGCCCTTCGGCCCGTGGCAGGTGACGACGCCGGCCGGCCTGCTCGACGTCCTGCGCTCCCGCGCCGCGGCACGTCCGGACGGAGCCGCCGATGCCGCGGCGAGTCGGCGCGGGCCGTTCGTCGTGGCCGTCGACGGGCGGAGCGCCGGCGGCAAGACGACGCTCTCCCGACGCCTGTCCGAGGCCGTGCCCGCCGGCACCGCGGCCGTCCTGCACACCGACGACCTCGCCTGGTGGGAGCCGATGTTCGGGTGGGAGCGCCTGCTGCGGGAGGTGCTCGAGGCCGTCCGGACCGGGGACGCGGTCGCCTTCCGCCCGCCGGCGTGGGAGCAGCGCGGCCGAGAGGGGGCGATCGAGCTCCCGGCCGGGCTGGAGCTGCTCGTCGTCGAGGGCGTCGGCTCGTCCCAGGCCGCCGTCGCCGACCTCGTCGACGCGACCGTGTGGGTCCAGTCCGACTACGAGGAGGCGCAGCGCCGCGGGATCGCCCGCGACGTGGCCGACGGGACGAACGGGGACCTGGAGCAGTCGACCGCGTTCTGGCACGAGTGGGATGCGCACGAGATCCGGTTCCTCGCGGCGGACCGCCCGTGGGAGCGG encodes:
- a CDS encoding uridine kinase family protein, encoding MTQLRLREGEPPFGPWQVTTPAGLLDVLRSRAAARPDGAADAAASRRGPFVVAVDGRSAGGKTTLSRRLSEAVPAGTAAVLHTDDLAWWEPMFGWERLLREVLEAVRTGDAVAFRPPAWEQRGREGAIELPAGLELLVVEGVGSSQAAVADLVDATVWVQSDYEEAQRRGIARDVADGTNGDLEQSTAFWHEWDAHEIRFLAADRPWERADAVVLGTPPAGTLPDGGDDVAWTDARVDAD